A genomic segment from Actinoplanes sichuanensis encodes:
- a CDS encoding phosphotransferase family protein encodes MRGLDLEKLQAYLDSPPLSGTMFAGGKSNLTYAVTDGVNRWVLRRPPLGHVLPTAHDMVREHKVLDALSQAGFPVPKPVRLCTDTEVIGAPFYLMEHVDGTIYRDAALIEKIDFRALTFTLVDTLADLHSLDPAAIGLGDFGKPEGFNARQVRRWKQQLDASRSRELSGIDELHARLATDIPAGGPGAVVHGDFRLDNVLVSDELAVNAVLDWEMSTLGDPLSDLALMQIYAGRPLLERDGKPFAPIDIPGHPTLDEIAARYAERSKRDVSDLHWYVGFAAFKLAVILEGVHFRYTKGQTVGPGFDTVGAMVPALVEQGHRALEGH; translated from the coding sequence GTGAGGGGCCTTGACCTGGAGAAACTCCAGGCCTATCTGGACAGCCCGCCGCTATCCGGGACGATGTTCGCGGGCGGTAAGTCGAACCTGACCTACGCGGTCACCGACGGCGTCAACCGCTGGGTGCTTCGCCGGCCGCCACTCGGGCACGTGCTGCCCACCGCGCACGACATGGTGCGGGAGCACAAGGTCCTCGACGCCCTCTCCCAGGCCGGGTTCCCGGTGCCGAAACCGGTGCGACTCTGCACCGACACCGAGGTCATCGGGGCGCCGTTCTACCTGATGGAGCACGTCGACGGCACCATCTACCGGGACGCCGCGCTGATCGAGAAGATCGACTTTCGGGCGCTGACGTTCACCCTCGTCGACACGCTCGCCGATCTGCACTCGCTGGACCCGGCGGCGATCGGGCTCGGTGACTTCGGCAAGCCGGAGGGCTTCAACGCCCGGCAGGTCCGCCGGTGGAAGCAGCAGCTCGACGCGTCCCGCAGCCGGGAGCTCTCCGGCATCGACGAGTTGCACGCCCGGCTGGCCACCGACATCCCGGCCGGCGGCCCCGGCGCCGTCGTGCACGGTGACTTCCGCCTGGACAACGTGCTGGTCAGCGACGAGTTGGCGGTCAACGCGGTGCTGGACTGGGAGATGTCCACACTGGGCGATCCGCTTAGTGACCTGGCGTTGATGCAGATCTACGCCGGCCGTCCGCTGTTGGAGCGCGACGGCAAACCGTTCGCGCCGATCGACATCCCCGGGCACCCCACGCTCGACGAGATCGCCGCACGCTACGCCGAACGCAGCAAGCGTGACGTCAGCGACCTGCACTGGTACGTCGGCTTCGCCGCGTTCAAGCTCGCCGTCATCCTCGAGGGCGTGCACTTCCGTTACACCAAGGGTCAGACGGTCGGCCCCGGCTTCGACACCGTGGGGGCCATGGTTCCCGCCCTGGTCGAGCAGGGCCACCGAGCGCTGGAAGGACACTGA
- a CDS encoding SDR family oxidoreductase has translation MKRVVVTGAGGGIGAALARRFAADGAKVVVNDLNAEAARSVAGEIGGLAVPGDAASEQDVAHLVDTAWGELGGIDLFCSNAGVLSAGDETTPDAQWQRDFGVNVMSHVYVSRALLPRWLDSGEPKRLLITVSAAGLLTLLGSATYSVTKHAALAYAEWLRATYAHRGLIVQALCPQGVRTDMLTRGNDRGSGAASLLAEGALPPEAVADLVAGTLTDGRFLILPHPEVEGYYRLRASDPDRWLGGMNKLQRGFESK, from the coding sequence GTGAAGCGGGTCGTCGTGACGGGCGCGGGCGGCGGGATCGGGGCGGCACTGGCCCGCCGGTTCGCCGCCGACGGCGCAAAGGTCGTGGTCAACGATCTGAACGCGGAAGCGGCCCGCTCGGTCGCCGGTGAGATCGGCGGGCTCGCGGTGCCCGGTGACGCGGCCAGTGAGCAGGACGTTGCGCACCTCGTCGACACGGCCTGGGGCGAACTGGGCGGGATCGACCTGTTCTGCTCGAACGCCGGGGTGCTGTCGGCCGGCGACGAGACGACACCGGACGCCCAATGGCAGCGCGACTTCGGGGTCAACGTGATGTCGCACGTCTACGTGAGCCGGGCGCTGCTGCCGCGCTGGCTGGACAGCGGTGAGCCGAAACGGCTGCTGATCACGGTGAGCGCGGCCGGTCTGCTGACCCTGCTCGGGAGCGCCACCTACTCGGTGACGAAGCACGCTGCTCTGGCCTACGCGGAGTGGTTGCGGGCCACGTACGCCCATCGGGGTCTGATCGTGCAGGCGCTGTGCCCGCAGGGTGTCCGCACCGACATGCTGACCCGCGGAAACGATCGCGGCAGTGGCGCGGCCTCGCTGCTCGCCGAGGGCGCGCTGCCGCCGGAGGCGGTGGCCGACCTGGTCGCCGGAACGCTTACCGACGGCCGGTTCTTGATCCTCCCGCATCCTGAGGTCGAGGGCTACTACCGCTTGCGCGCGAGCGATCCGGACCGTTGGCTGGGGGGCATGAACAAACTCCAGCGCGGATTCGAGTCCAAGTGA